The Nostoc cf. commune SO-36 genomic sequence CAAACTCCGAACCCCGATGATGAATCATTACTCACTTCAATGGATTGAGGCATGGTGCCAAGAAAATGGCTGGACAGATTTGTTTGTAGAGCGACGTAACAATTTTTGGGCTTTTCCTCCGGGTGGGGTAATGCCAGAACCAATCCCAGTTCATGCTCTTAGATTGATTAAAGCCGAAAATGGACTGACTTTTGAAGAGCGATTGTGGTCGATGTCCGCAGTAGTTGGCACAATCCTAGCTGTTCTTTTTACCTTTTGGTTTCAGTCGCCAATGCCATTAGTTTTAGCTTTCGCTTTGAACGCCGTTACGGTGGCTCAATTTGAACTTGAAGATGTCTAAATTTTTATTTGGGGCTTTGCTATTAAAACTGCTCTTGTCTTCTCAGCAAGAGCAGTTTTTAATTTAATGATTTGTATAGCAACCATCTAGTCTGTTAAGACTAGGACTTACGCAAAATATCTCTCAAACTCTGATTTCTCCGTGCCCTCTGTGCCTCTGCGGTAGCCTGCGGCAAGCCGTACCCTTCGGGAAGCTACGCGTAGCGTCTCGTAGAGAAGCGTCTACGTTATTCCATAACTCGTGCGTAAGTCCTAAAGACATAACAATTAGAAATCACTAACACCTTAAGATCAGCTAGCAGGTACAACTACCTTTGCGTGTTTGTTAACGTAGTCCACAAATAATTGCTTCAATCGCGGACTAACGCCGGCGTGTTCAAAGAATCCAAAGCAAATCCGAAATAGTACAATCTGAATGCCAACCCTGAATCTATGAGATAGTACAATCTGAATGCCAACCCTGAATCTATGAGTGCTAACGAAATATCTCTTAGACCTGCCCAAGAAACAGATGCCTGGGTGCTGAGTGCAATTCATATTGCTGCTATCAAAACTCTACCTGCAACTTTTTATACTGAAAAAGAACTTTTAGCTTGGCGTAATTACCGCGATAAACCTGATGGTTCAAATATTTTAAAAAGTATGAAAGTGGAAACTTTCTGGGTTGCCATCAAGGGAGATTTTGTTATAGGTTTTGCTAGTTTTATTGTTGATGAACTGATCGGGCTGTATGTTCATCCTAAATATCAAGGTAAAGGAATTGGCCGTGCTTTAGTTCAACATTTTTGCGATGAAGCAACTAATCAAGGTATAGATAAGGTAATTACAACTGCTAGCCTTTATGCTGAAGGGTTTTATTTACGACTGGGATTTACCGCCATTCAAAAAGCACCTCATTATTTAAGAAATGGGGTGGTTGTTCCAGTTACTAAAATGAGTAAAACATTAGGGACTTCCAATTAAAAAAATCTCCACTACATCTACCCTACTGCTGACTGCTACGATGGCGACAGCTTTCCTTCCCTATGGGATGGTGTGCTAACGCAAGTTTTTTACATAATCTATGATGTAAGTAAGTACTTGCCAGCATAAATGAATAAAAGCATCCGTTCATCAACTCTCACCCGTACACGTTTGATAGAAGCGGCCTCG encodes the following:
- a CDS encoding slr1957 family protein; this encodes MMNHYSLQWIEAWCQENGWTDLFVERRNNFWAFPPGGVMPEPIPVHALRLIKAENGLTFEERLWSMSAVVGTILAVLFTFWFQSPMPLVLAFALNAVTVAQFELEDV
- a CDS encoding GNAT family N-acetyltransferase produces the protein MSANEISLRPAQETDAWVLSAIHIAAIKTLPATFYTEKELLAWRNYRDKPDGSNILKSMKVETFWVAIKGDFVIGFASFIVDELIGLYVHPKYQGKGIGRALVQHFCDEATNQGIDKVITTASLYAEGFYLRLGFTAIQKAPHYLRNGVVVPVTKMSKTLGTSN